A single genomic interval of Oceanithermus profundus DSM 14977 harbors:
- a CDS encoding S-layer homology domain-containing protein: MKKAVILLAGLLTVLSMGFASAQFSDVPAGHWAKEAVEKIAAEGIILGFPDGTFRGNENLTRYQAAMIIYRLLQKLEPGQMGAMDQETITALRNAVQELAAELASLGVRVSALEDNAASKSDVARLEKMIAELKGMPSGEGASGAALKDLADRVEAAAIAADTALAQVQALEGKVDAVGAQASANADSIKALNELAVLLNQDVLSLQDRVTALEKASGMTDLSGVATKDDVQSVRDYVTAIRGDLVNVSNKVSALEANVGDLQDQVDGLKFYQFTVSGSISGEYSVYRVLDGGLEDFDADRLFGTAFSTGEATSDTGDVAAKADLGAGFQQEGTWSSSLTLQLLFPNAYEVDAAGLTIKGIEINGTWNVSGGSYTGTTGGFWDITGVRTSFTVGNDPLMITLARQPKAHFTEYVFDNDYYSRGTGYVVEYKGILDITGVYGSTGDADTVNADNRYYRGVMAGKSFENFSIAAYAVQEAADVYGPAYSNTVYGGHATASFGPLSLEGEYDMSNDGTAASVMYFKGGLNLGDGKFKANANYRAIDPNFAGVSQDVDTAGYQSQDANGNTINGAPFGNDQKGYGFDAAAELGAFSVSGYYDHQTDFAGTATSQIDKYGAAAEAGLGVITLKGNYDYYNADATDPTNDEVTYGGSAAIGPMKGFTLEAFYSSATLGGTAVDGPLPTTEGESAYGASLTHDGGSENALIGGLNLTAKYKKYTVSGNSHIWVYGDFDANFGVVGIHPMFRYHAPTPGTSTIKYGAQVKVGELGVVFKPTLTGDFVSRTTGTTSEMKYGVGLELGDFIFGSSLKGGYASYTATNVASVLLADTQLLDPFNPADDRVWSSTGTTNGSLTGYFFEWTYEGMQFAYIDAIVNNGGNTTHGQAFKVSYSVEF; encoded by the coding sequence ATGAAGAAAGCAGTCATCTTGTTGGCCGGTCTCCTGACCGTGCTCTCCATGGGCTTCGCTTCGGCGCAGTTCTCGGACGTTCCCGCCGGGCACTGGGCCAAGGAAGCCGTGGAGAAGATCGCGGCCGAGGGGATCATTCTCGGGTTCCCCGACGGGACCTTCCGTGGTAACGAGAACCTGACCCGTTATCAGGCGGCCATGATCATCTACCGCCTGCTCCAGAAGCTGGAGCCGGGCCAGATGGGCGCGATGGATCAGGAAACCATCACCGCCCTCCGCAACGCGGTTCAGGAGCTCGCTGCCGAACTGGCTTCCCTGGGCGTACGCGTGAGCGCGCTCGAGGACAACGCCGCTTCCAAGAGCGACGTGGCCCGCCTCGAGAAGATGATCGCCGAGCTCAAGGGCATGCCCTCGGGTGAAGGCGCCAGCGGCGCCGCGCTCAAGGACCTCGCCGATCGCGTGGAAGCCGCGGCCATCGCCGCCGACACCGCGCTGGCGCAGGTGCAGGCCCTCGAGGGCAAGGTGGACGCCGTGGGCGCGCAGGCCTCGGCCAACGCCGACAGCATCAAGGCCCTCAACGAGCTGGCCGTGCTGCTCAACCAGGACGTCCTCAGCCTCCAGGACCGCGTCACCGCCCTGGAGAAGGCCTCGGGCATGACCGACCTCTCGGGCGTCGCCACCAAGGACGACGTGCAGTCGGTGCGTGACTACGTCACCGCCATCCGCGGCGACCTGGTCAACGTCTCGAACAAGGTCAGCGCCCTCGAAGCCAACGTGGGCGACCTGCAGGACCAGGTGGACGGCCTGAAGTTCTACCAGTTCACCGTCTCGGGCAGCATCTCGGGTGAGTACTCGGTCTACCGCGTGCTCGACGGCGGCCTCGAGGACTTCGACGCCGACCGCCTCTTCGGCACCGCCTTCAGCACCGGCGAAGCCACCAGCGACACCGGCGACGTGGCGGCCAAGGCGGACCTGGGCGCCGGCTTCCAGCAGGAAGGCACCTGGAGCTCGAGCCTGACCCTTCAGCTGCTCTTCCCTAACGCCTACGAAGTGGACGCCGCGGGCCTGACGATCAAGGGCATCGAGATCAACGGCACCTGGAACGTCAGCGGCGGCAGCTACACCGGCACCACCGGCGGCTTCTGGGACATCACCGGCGTGCGCACCAGCTTCACCGTGGGCAACGACCCGCTGATGATCACCCTGGCGCGCCAGCCGAAGGCCCACTTCACCGAGTACGTCTTTGACAACGACTACTACAGCCGCGGCACCGGCTACGTCGTCGAGTACAAGGGCATCCTCGACATCACCGGCGTGTACGGCTCGACCGGCGACGCCGACACCGTCAACGCCGACAACCGCTACTACCGCGGCGTGATGGCCGGCAAGAGCTTCGAGAACTTCTCGATCGCCGCCTACGCCGTGCAGGAAGCCGCCGACGTCTACGGCCCCGCCTACTCGAACACCGTCTACGGTGGTCACGCCACCGCCAGCTTCGGCCCCCTCAGCCTCGAGGGCGAGTACGACATGAGCAACGACGGCACCGCCGCCAGCGTCATGTACTTCAAGGGCGGGCTGAACCTGGGCGACGGCAAGTTCAAGGCCAACGCCAACTACCGCGCCATCGACCCGAACTTCGCCGGTGTCTCTCAGGACGTGGACACCGCCGGTTACCAGAGCCAGGACGCCAACGGCAACACCATCAACGGCGCCCCCTTCGGTAACGACCAGAAGGGCTACGGCTTCGACGCCGCGGCCGAGCTGGGCGCGTTCAGCGTCAGCGGTTACTACGACCACCAGACCGACTTCGCCGGCACCGCCACCTCGCAGATCGACAAGTACGGTGCGGCGGCCGAGGCCGGCCTGGGCGTCATCACCCTCAAGGGCAACTACGACTACTACAACGCCGACGCCACCGACCCGACCAACGACGAGGTGACCTACGGCGGTAGCGCCGCCATCGGCCCGATGAAGGGCTTCACCCTCGAGGCCTTCTACAGCTCGGCCACCCTTGGCGGTACGGCGGTGGACGGCCCGCTGCCCACCACCGAGGGCGAGTCGGCCTACGGCGCCAGCCTGACCCACGACGGCGGCAGCGAGAACGCCCTGATCGGCGGCCTCAACCTGACCGCCAAGTACAAGAAGTACACCGTCAGCGGCAACAGCCACATCTGGGTCTACGGTGACTTCGACGCCAACTTCGGTGTCGTGGGCATCCACCCGATGTTCCGCTACCACGCCCCCACCCCCGGCACCTCCACCATCAAGTACGGTGCGCAGGTCAAGGTGGGCGAGCTCGGCGTGGTCTTCAAGCCGACCCTGACGGGTGACTTCGTCAGCCGCACCACCGGCACGACCTCGGAAATGAAGTACGGCGTGGGCCTCGAGCTCGGCGACTTCATCTTCGGCTCGAGCCTCAAGGGCGGCTACGCCAGCTACACCGCCACCAACGTCGCCAGCGTGCTGCTTGCCGACACCCAGCTGCTCGATCCGTTCAACCCTGCCGACGACCGCGTCTGGTCCTCGACCGGCACCACGAACGGCAGCCTCACCGGCTACTTCTTCGAGTGGACCTACGAAGGCATGCAGTTCGCCTACATCGACGCCATCGTCAACAACGGCGGCAACACCACCCACGGCCAGGCCTTCAAGGTCAGCTACTCCGTCGAGTTCTAA
- a CDS encoding tetratricopeptide repeat protein, with translation MNRVRITLLALLGLLLASPVAAEEPLSYAEQLIRSGEYALAEIALEKQIADHPVAAARLLSDVYLFEGDLDRAQHWLERAREAGLDDAAYYWQKGRIESARANWPAAWAALRSAVALSPRPEYALLWGAVGLAQGDAERARLGFGKAERSGSGASALFLQGLTLLATSPEQALALLRRAQLELGSESPLKPQAIYWQARALERLGRVKEARSTLRFLLRSYPGYGPARDELNRLGP, from the coding sequence ATGAACCGGGTGCGGATCACGCTGTTGGCGCTGCTCGGGCTGTTGCTGGCCTCGCCGGTCGCGGCCGAAGAGCCCCTCAGCTACGCCGAGCAGCTGATTCGCAGCGGCGAGTACGCCCTGGCCGAGATCGCCCTGGAGAAGCAGATCGCCGACCACCCCGTCGCCGCGGCCCGCTTGCTCAGCGACGTCTACCTGTTCGAGGGCGACCTGGACCGGGCCCAGCACTGGCTCGAGCGCGCCCGGGAAGCGGGCCTCGACGACGCGGCCTACTACTGGCAGAAGGGCCGCATCGAGAGCGCCCGGGCCAACTGGCCCGCCGCCTGGGCGGCGCTGCGCAGCGCCGTCGCCCTGTCGCCCCGGCCCGAGTACGCCCTCCTCTGGGGCGCGGTCGGCCTGGCCCAGGGGGATGCGGAGCGCGCCCGGCTTGGTTTCGGCAAGGCCGAGCGCAGCGGCTCGGGGGCCAGCGCCCTCTTCCTCCAGGGCCTGACGCTGCTCGCCACCTCGCCGGAGCAGGCGCTCGCCCTCCTCCGCCGCGCTCAGCTGGAACTGGGGAGCGAGAGCCCGCTCAAGCCCCAGGCCATCTACTGGCAGGCGCGCGCCCTCGAGCGCCTGGGCCGGGTGAAGGAGGCCCGCAGCACGCTGCGCTTCCTGCTGCGCAGCTACCCCGGATACGGCCCGGCCCGCGACGAGCTGAACCGCCTCGGTCCCTGA
- the uvrB gene encoding excinuclease ABC subunit UvrB: MSTTRSTLHADQTPANFVYRGPEPRGDQPKAIRQLVEGFASGLRYQTLLGATGTGKTVTMAKVIEALGRPTLVMAPNKVLAAQLAAEFRELFPENAVEYFISYYDYYQPEAYVPGRDLFIEKDASINPEIERLRHSTTQSLLTRRDVIVVASVSAIYGLGSPEDYYAMHLVLRVGQVMRREEILERLVELSYDRNDIDLQPGRFRAKGEVIEVWPAYGTEPVRIELWGDEIDRIHTVHPISGERGAELDTLMLMPATHYATPEERLRPAIQAIEAELKARVAEFEKAGKLLEAQRLRERTLYDLELLRLMGHCPGIENYARHLSGRAPGEPPYTLLDYFPEDFVTFIDESHVTVPQIRGMYNGDYARKKVLVEYGFRLPSALDNRPLKLDEFLERTGQMVFVSATPGPEELEMSGQVVEQIIRPTGLLDPKVTVKPAEGQMEDLMAAIKERAARDERVLVTVLTKRMAEDLTAYLSEHGLRARYMHHELDAFERQALLRDLRLGHFDVLVGINLLREGLDLPEVSLVAILDADKTGFLRSERSLIQTIGRAARNAGGEVYLYAEEVSEAMKAAVEETNRRRAVQEAYNREHNITPRTIDKSVRRMVKPEDFEEAPEPAAAVDEEELKRQIADLELAMWSASQDLDFERAAELRDQLRALEAQLKGVALPQATPPSRKKRRRRR; the protein is encoded by the coding sequence ATGTCCACGACCCGCAGCACCCTCCACGCAGACCAGACCCCAGCGAACTTCGTCTACCGCGGCCCCGAGCCAAGGGGCGACCAGCCGAAGGCGATTCGCCAGCTCGTAGAGGGTTTCGCGTCGGGGTTGCGCTACCAGACGCTGCTCGGCGCCACCGGCACCGGCAAGACGGTGACGATGGCCAAGGTGATCGAAGCCCTGGGCCGCCCCACGCTGGTGATGGCGCCCAACAAGGTGCTGGCCGCGCAGCTGGCGGCCGAATTCCGCGAGCTCTTCCCCGAGAACGCGGTCGAGTACTTCATCAGCTACTACGACTACTACCAGCCCGAGGCCTACGTGCCCGGCCGCGACCTCTTCATCGAGAAGGACGCCAGCATCAACCCCGAGATCGAGCGCCTGCGCCACTCCACCACCCAGAGCCTGCTCACCCGCCGCGACGTGATCGTGGTGGCCTCGGTGAGCGCCATCTACGGCCTGGGCAGCCCCGAGGACTACTACGCCATGCACCTGGTGCTGCGGGTGGGCCAGGTCATGCGGCGCGAGGAGATTCTGGAGCGGCTGGTGGAGCTCTCCTACGACCGCAACGACATCGATCTGCAGCCCGGGCGCTTCCGCGCCAAGGGCGAGGTGATCGAGGTCTGGCCCGCCTACGGGACCGAACCGGTGCGCATCGAGCTCTGGGGCGACGAGATCGACCGCATCCACACCGTCCACCCCATCAGCGGCGAGCGCGGCGCTGAGCTGGACACCCTGATGCTCATGCCCGCGACCCACTACGCCACCCCGGAAGAGCGCCTGCGCCCGGCGATCCAGGCCATCGAGGCCGAGCTGAAGGCGCGGGTGGCCGAGTTCGAGAAGGCGGGCAAGCTGCTCGAGGCCCAGCGCCTGCGCGAGCGCACCCTCTACGACCTGGAGCTTTTGCGCCTCATGGGCCACTGCCCCGGCATCGAGAACTACGCCCGCCACCTCTCCGGCCGCGCCCCCGGCGAGCCGCCCTACACGCTGCTCGACTACTTCCCCGAAGACTTCGTGACCTTCATCGACGAGTCGCACGTCACCGTGCCCCAGATCCGCGGCATGTACAACGGCGACTACGCCCGCAAGAAGGTGCTCGTCGAGTACGGCTTCCGCCTGCCCTCGGCGCTGGACAACCGCCCCCTCAAGCTGGACGAGTTTCTGGAGCGCACCGGCCAGATGGTCTTCGTCTCGGCGACGCCGGGCCCGGAGGAGCTGGAAATGTCGGGCCAGGTCGTCGAGCAGATCATCCGCCCCACCGGCCTCCTCGACCCGAAGGTGACCGTCAAGCCCGCCGAGGGGCAGATGGAGGACCTGATGGCGGCGATCAAGGAGCGGGCCGCCAGGGACGAGCGCGTGCTCGTGACCGTGTTGACCAAGCGCATGGCCGAGGACCTGACGGCCTACCTGAGCGAGCACGGCCTGCGCGCCCGCTACATGCACCACGAGCTCGACGCCTTCGAGCGCCAGGCGCTGTTGCGCGACCTGCGCCTGGGCCACTTCGACGTGCTCGTGGGCATCAACCTGCTGCGCGAGGGGCTCGACCTGCCCGAGGTGAGCCTGGTGGCTATCCTCGACGCCGACAAGACCGGCTTCCTGCGCAGCGAGCGCAGCCTCATCCAGACGATCGGCCGGGCGGCGCGCAACGCCGGCGGCGAGGTTTACCTCTACGCCGAAGAGGTCTCCGAGGCGATGAAGGCCGCGGTCGAGGAGACGAACCGGCGGCGCGCGGTTCAGGAGGCCTACAACCGCGAGCACAACATCACCCCCCGCACCATCGACAAGAGCGTGCGCCGCATGGTCAAGCCCGAGGACTTCGAAGAGGCCCCCGAGCCGGCGGCGGCGGTCGACGAGGAGGAGCTGAAGCGGCAGATCGCCGACCTGGAGCTGGCCATGTGGTCGGCCTCGCAGGACCTCGACTTCGAGCGGGCCGCCGAGCTGCGCGACCAGCTCCGCGCCCTGGAGGCGCAGCTGAAGGGCGTGGCGCTGCCCCAGGCCACGCCGCCGAGCCGCAAGAAGCGCCGGCGGCGGAGGTGA
- a CDS encoding E3 binding domain-containing protein → MTEPKITPLARRLAEENGIDWHNLEGTGPDGTIVERDILAFLAKVMAGEVELPPEPTDAAPPEAVPDISQVQEVLAREGVDIGDLVPETPVEPPAPVEAAPTAEEVFVEEETFFEVDFEEEVAEVAEVAETPASEREPAGATGLDEEGWTVVEPEAEAASPWLEPEPEEAAPSEEAPGWEEPVETAAEEPAFEWEAPEPGPAEEIAAAPEPAAEPEPFAGVDFGEPAPEAAAATEEPEAVEPLDEAKPLEEEAAEAAWPMEPEEAFAEAPEPEPSAAEPEPEASELEAAEPETAPAEAEPEPPAAPPPPTEPAVEEPAFAAPAEEEAASAAAVAFPPAFRRAVDLAAAERARADLSAAWRREVPLELLLFRAADRALAELEVPLRPVLGRLEGETARTLAVQPALGLRDLFDQMLAAEEGGEGLVVLDLSETPYAEVILPGQVLLALGRAGLPEDLGLLSISGELPTDRTRFLERVAFYLERPILLA, encoded by the coding sequence ATGACGGAACCGAAGATTACACCCCTGGCCAGGCGGCTCGCCGAAGAAAACGGCATCGACTGGCACAACCTCGAGGGCACGGGCCCCGACGGGACCATTGTGGAGCGCGACATTCTGGCCTTCCTCGCCAAGGTGATGGCCGGCGAAGTGGAGCTCCCCCCCGAACCGACCGACGCGGCCCCTCCGGAGGCCGTTCCCGACATCAGCCAGGTCCAGGAGGTGCTGGCGCGCGAGGGCGTGGACATCGGCGACCTCGTCCCCGAAACCCCCGTCGAACCTCCGGCGCCGGTCGAGGCGGCGCCTACCGCGGAAGAAGTCTTCGTCGAGGAGGAGACCTTCTTCGAGGTCGACTTCGAGGAAGAGGTCGCGGAGGTCGCGGAGGTCGCGGAAACCCCCGCCTCCGAGCGCGAGCCCGCGGGCGCGACCGGCCTGGACGAGGAGGGCTGGACCGTGGTCGAGCCCGAGGCCGAGGCGGCCTCGCCCTGGCTCGAACCCGAACCCGAGGAGGCTGCTCCCTCCGAGGAGGCTCCGGGCTGGGAGGAACCGGTCGAGACCGCCGCCGAGGAGCCCGCCTTCGAATGGGAGGCGCCCGAACCCGGGCCCGCGGAGGAGATCGCCGCGGCGCCGGAACCCGCCGCCGAACCCGAGCCCTTCGCGGGCGTCGACTTCGGCGAACCCGCCCCGGAGGCGGCGGCCGCAACGGAGGAACCGGAGGCCGTCGAGCCCCTGGACGAAGCCAAACCCCTGGAGGAAGAGGCCGCCGAGGCCGCGTGGCCGATGGAGCCCGAAGAGGCCTTCGCCGAAGCGCCCGAGCCGGAACCGTCGGCGGCCGAGCCGGAGCCCGAAGCCTCCGAACTGGAGGCCGCGGAACCCGAAACCGCGCCCGCGGAAGCCGAGCCGGAACCCCCCGCCGCACCCCCTCCCCCGACCGAGCCGGCCGTGGAAGAACCGGCCTTCGCCGCCCCCGCGGAGGAGGAAGCGGCCTCCGCGGCGGCCGTCGCCTTCCCGCCGGCGTTCCGCCGCGCCGTCGACCTGGCCGCCGCCGAACGCGCGCGCGCCGACCTTTCCGCCGCCTGGCGGCGCGAGGTTCCGCTCGAGCTGCTGCTCTTCCGGGCCGCCGACCGCGCCCTGGCGGAGCTGGAGGTGCCGTTGCGCCCGGTGCTGGGCCGCCTCGAGGGCGAAACGGCGCGGACCCTGGCCGTGCAGCCGGCGCTGGGCCTGCGCGACCTCTTCGATCAGATGCTGGCCGCCGAAGAGGGGGGCGAAGGGCTGGTCGTCCTGGACCTGAGCGAAACCCCCTACGCCGAGGTGATCCTCCCCGGCCAGGTGCTCCTCGCCCTGGGCCGCGCCGGGCTCCCGGAAGACCTGGGGCTGCTCTCGATCAGCGGCGAGCTGCCTACCGACCGCACCCGCTTCCTCGAACGCGTGGCCTTCTACCTGGAGCGGCCCATCCTGCTGGCCTGA
- a CDS encoding aminopeptidase: MERELARLILDYSRPVEAGETLLIQAEMEAWPLLRELHREALARGAYPLLRMAYPGEDAEFLERAGAWLERVPEAERALVAASDAFVRVLSPSDPFAAAGVDGERLARHRKAWGALRPPHGRRTLTLWPTAGLAAMAGMSQPAYRRLVRRAFFLDRPDPAAAWRALSEAQARLIRRLEGVRELRIRAEGTDLRMRVEGRRWVNSDGRSNFPSGEVYTAPLEDSVEGEVRFDLPILAGGRWVRGVRLVFEAGRVVEASAEEGDAYLQAMLATDAGARGVGELGIGTNSGLERGTGLVLLDEKIGGTVHLALGQAYAATGGTNRSAIHWDLIVDLRRGGALIADGEVVQEDGRFSEDWFVWPG, from the coding sequence ATGGAACGGGAACTGGCACGCCTGATCTTGGACTACAGCCGGCCGGTGGAGGCCGGCGAGACGCTGCTGATCCAGGCCGAGATGGAAGCCTGGCCCCTGCTGCGGGAGCTCCACCGCGAGGCGCTCGCGCGCGGGGCCTACCCGCTGCTGCGGATGGCCTACCCCGGCGAAGATGCGGAGTTCCTCGAGCGCGCCGGGGCGTGGCTGGAGCGGGTGCCCGAGGCGGAGCGGGCGCTCGTCGCCGCCAGCGACGCCTTCGTGCGCGTCCTCTCGCCCTCCGATCCCTTCGCCGCCGCAGGGGTCGACGGCGAGCGGTTGGCCCGACACCGCAAGGCCTGGGGGGCGTTGCGGCCGCCGCACGGGCGCCGCACGCTCACCCTCTGGCCCACGGCCGGTCTGGCGGCCATGGCAGGGATGAGCCAGCCCGCCTACCGCCGCCTCGTTCGCCGCGCCTTCTTCCTCGACCGGCCCGATCCCGCGGCCGCCTGGCGGGCGCTCTCGGAGGCGCAGGCCCGCCTGATCCGGCGGCTCGAGGGCGTGCGCGAGCTGCGCATCCGCGCCGAGGGCACCGACCTGCGGATGCGGGTGGAGGGGCGCCGCTGGGTCAACTCCGACGGGCGCAGCAACTTCCCCAGCGGCGAGGTCTACACCGCGCCGCTCGAGGACAGCGTGGAGGGGGAGGTGCGCTTCGACCTGCCCATCCTCGCCGGCGGCCGCTGGGTGCGCGGCGTGCGGCTCGTCTTCGAGGCGGGGCGGGTCGTCGAGGCTTCGGCCGAGGAGGGGGACGCCTACCTGCAGGCCATGCTGGCCACCGACGCGGGCGCGCGCGGCGTGGGCGAGCTGGGCATCGGCACGAACTCCGGTCTGGAAAGGGGCACCGGGTTGGTGCTGCTGGACGAGAAGATCGGGGGCACGGTGCACCTGGCGCTTGGGCAGGCCTACGCCGCCACCGGAGGAACCAACCGCTCGGCCATCCACTGGGACCTGATCGTCGACCTGCGCCGCGGCGGGGCGCTGATCGCGGACGGGGAGGTCGTCCAGGAGGACGGCCGCTTCAGCGAAGACTGGTTCGTTTGGCCGGGGTGA
- a CDS encoding LysM peptidoglycan-binding domain-containing C40 family peptidase, with protein sequence MKTFALGVLLVLGGALAGSYRVQPGDTLWRIAVSHDVDLTVLLLLNPEAAGGLQAGAVLRLPERHRVAKGETLWRIARRYGTDVATLKRLNGLAGDALAVGQELWVPPAPAAPPAAPEPAQPPVDPGRLERIASAYLGAPYRWGATGPDAFDCSGYVGRVYGELGVALPRSTRDLWARLEPASDLRPGDLVFFSFGGRGVDHVGIYLGNDRFIHANSVKNRVMIERFSAPWYRKVYLGARRVTPAKRTSLR encoded by the coding sequence GTGAAAACGTTCGCCTTGGGGGTCTTGCTCGTTCTGGGCGGCGCGCTGGCCGGAAGCTACCGGGTCCAGCCCGGCGACACCCTTTGGCGCATCGCCGTGAGCCACGACGTCGACCTCACCGTCCTGCTGCTGCTCAACCCCGAGGCGGCGGGTGGGCTGCAGGCCGGGGCGGTGCTGCGCCTGCCCGAACGCCACCGGGTCGCAAAGGGCGAGACGCTGTGGCGCATCGCCCGCCGCTACGGCACCGACGTGGCCACCTTGAAACGCCTCAACGGCCTAGCGGGCGACGCGCTGGCCGTGGGGCAGGAGCTCTGGGTCCCCCCCGCCCCTGCGGCCCCGCCCGCTGCGCCCGAACCCGCGCAGCCGCCCGTGGATCCGGGGCGGCTCGAGCGCATCGCCTCGGCCTATCTGGGCGCCCCTTACCGCTGGGGCGCCACCGGCCCTGACGCCTTCGACTGCTCGGGCTACGTGGGCCGCGTCTACGGCGAGCTGGGCGTCGCCCTCCCCCGCTCCACCCGCGACCTCTGGGCCCGGCTCGAGCCCGCCTCCGACCTGCGGCCCGGGGACCTCGTCTTCTTCAGCTTCGGCGGGCGCGGCGTGGACCACGTGGGCATCTACCTGGGGAACGACCGCTTCATCCACGCCAACAGCGTAAAGAACCGGGTAATGATCGAGCGGTTCAGCGCCCCCTGGTACCGCAAGGTCTACCTGGGCGCGCGGCGCGTCACCCCGGCCAAACGAACCAGTCTTCGCTGA
- a CDS encoding cation:proton antiporter produces MAQAEAVEKALSAHLFEIFILILATQVVGWIFQKIKQPVVIGELLAGVIVGPALLGWVVEGSLIEFIAELGAIFLLFMVGLETRMHDILKVGKEAFVVAVVGAILPFFGGYYFGLYIGFNQVAALFLGAALVATSVGITARVMQELEVLSRPYSRIILGAAVIDDIEGLIVLAIVSGIATTGAVETSGIVRLVLISFAFVGAAMALVPFVRRIPLDRLPFQSPLGVAIAFGMGMATLASFIGLAPIVGAFMAGMVMAELREEHELEPPIHAIESFLAPIFFAYMGVQLDLAALTSREVLIAGVVISLIAIAGKLVSMFGALSQGLRQALVVGVGMVPRGEVGLIVASIGLSAGAVDEKEFAIVIFMVVVTTIIAPLSLRPLIAWADPEVPLTEETA; encoded by the coding sequence ATGGCCCAGGCCGAGGCGGTGGAAAAAGCCCTTTCCGCCCACCTCTTCGAGATCTTCATCCTCATCCTGGCCACCCAGGTGGTGGGCTGGATCTTTCAGAAGATCAAGCAGCCGGTGGTCATCGGCGAGCTGCTGGCCGGCGTGATCGTGGGGCCGGCCCTGCTGGGCTGGGTCGTCGAGGGCAGCCTGATCGAGTTCATCGCCGAGCTCGGGGCCATCTTCCTGCTCTTCATGGTCGGCCTGGAAACGCGGATGCACGACATCCTCAAGGTGGGCAAGGAGGCCTTCGTCGTCGCGGTGGTGGGGGCGATCCTGCCCTTCTTCGGCGGGTACTACTTCGGCCTCTACATCGGTTTCAACCAGGTGGCCGCCCTCTTCTTGGGCGCGGCGCTGGTGGCGACGAGCGTGGGCATCACCGCGCGGGTGATGCAGGAGCTGGAGGTGCTCTCGCGCCCCTACAGCCGCATCATCCTGGGCGCGGCGGTGATCGACGACATCGAGGGGCTGATCGTGCTCGCCATCGTCTCGGGCATCGCCACGACCGGCGCGGTCGAGACCTCCGGCATCGTGCGCCTGGTGCTCATCTCCTTCGCCTTCGTGGGCGCGGCCATGGCCCTGGTGCCCTTCGTGCGCCGGATCCCGCTCGACCGTCTGCCCTTCCAGTCCCCCCTGGGGGTGGCCATCGCCTTCGGCATGGGCATGGCCACGCTCGCCTCGTTCATCGGGTTGGCGCCCATCGTGGGGGCCTTCATGGCGGGCATGGTGATGGCGGAGCTGCGCGAGGAACACGAGCTGGAACCGCCGATCCACGCCATCGAGTCGTTCCTCGCCCCCATCTTCTTCGCCTACATGGGCGTGCAGCTCGACCTGGCGGCGCTCACCAGCCGCGAGGTGCTGATCGCCGGCGTGGTCATCAGCCTGATCGCGATCGCCGGCAAGCTGGTCTCCATGTTCGGCGCCCTCTCCCAGGGCCTCCGGCAGGCGCTGGTGGTGGGCGTGGGCATGGTGCCGCGCGGCGAGGTGGGGCTGATCGTGGCCTCGATCGGGCTCTCGGCCGGGGCGGTCGACGAAAAGGAGTTCGCGATCGTGATCTTCATGGTCGTGGTGACCACGATCATCGCGCCGCTCTCGCTGCGCCCGCTCATCGCCTGGGCCGACCCCGAAGTGCCGCTGACCGAAGAAACCGCCTGA
- a CDS encoding CBS domain-containing protein, whose protein sequence is MKAVDIMTANPLTATKGETLWVAAERMSAHHYGGLPVVDETGVYLGVLEMDDLLPKPENIPGAPDVIALQLFDKWVDEHSIHDFVQIYKEKRVEEVMRTEVPVLKPGDPLRVVLDKLIENLYRRMPVVDEGGRLVGIITRGDLLMLLMGRK, encoded by the coding sequence ATGAAAGCCGTGGACATTATGACCGCAAACCCCCTCACCGCCACGAAGGGCGAGACCCTCTGGGTGGCGGCCGAGCGGATGTCGGCCCACCACTACGGGGGCCTTCCGGTGGTGGACGAAACGGGCGTGTACCTGGGCGTCCTGGAGATGGACGACCTGCTGCCCAAACCGGAGAACATTCCGGGCGCACCGGACGTGATCGCGCTGCAGCTCTTCGACAAGTGGGTGGACGAGCACTCGATCCACGACTTCGTCCAGATCTACAAGGAAAAACGCGTCGAGGAGGTGATGCGCACCGAAGTGCCGGTACTGAAGCCCGGCGACCCCCTGCGCGTCGTGCTCGACAAGCTGATCGAGAACCTCTACCGCCGCATGCCGGTCGTCGACGAAGGGGGGCGCCTCGTCGGCATCATCACCCGGGGCGACCTGCTCATGCTGCTGATGGGGAGAAAGTAA